The DNA sequence aaatccggagaatgaaaaaaacaaaacaaaataaaacatactcactgaaaatcaccttaaaaggaaacacatagaattacaaataaacagtaaacatgtctacaaagtctgtaatcttctcctgtgacagttcaattttttccctatcgagtaaaacaaattgattcaaagttgcattgcgaagaaaagggaactcaatcaacgacataacacggtcttgcccgtgagagaattaaataaataattattatggaattttgacgatcgctctttaaatgtaaagggaaatcggtcaaatcaatcgagccggattatccggtgatccgGACTAATGGGGTCCttggcgccgacttcaaatttgaaaggtttgtttttgaaaaattttcgtgtttttaataggtttttgaaggtggttgagccccccagaatatgagggactttcttatttaaggaggggtatccccttacgtaagttactcagaaacagaccatgcatcagccatctggattaaaaaacttcaagcattttattccaataaaaccagaagcagtgtggtctacgggggggggggggggcgtggtcagtatagcgggtggcgtaaaatttttagggcttgtttttgaaaaattttagcgtttacaatgttttggaggggggagaatcccccaccccccataacttgagggcagtttctatttaagggaggtatctccttacttaagtttctctgaaacagaacaggcattggccatctggataaaaaaaattcaagcattttattctaataagatcagaagcagtgtgacctatggggggggggggtagtggggCGGGGtgcgcaaacttcgaatttttaaggtttgttttttaaaaattttcgtgttttaatgagttttttgggggtggggggaaccCCCCGTAATTTGCGGGGGTTTCTATTTAAAAGGGTGTATCCCCTTACGCAAGTTACTCTGAAAGAGAACATGCATAAgccgtctggataaaaaaaaatcaagcactttattccaataagatcagaagcagtgtggtctatgggagggggggggcgtggtcagtggagaggttggttcaaacttaaaatttttagcgcttgtttttgaaaaaaaaattgtacttatgtttttttgggggagcccccttcccccgtaatttgagggggggttcaatctaaggggggtatcccttaaataagttactttgaaacagaacaagcatcggccatctggataaaaaaattcaagcattttattcgaataagatcagaagcggtgtggcctacagggggggggggggttagtggggcaagtggcgcagacttcaaaattttaaggtttgtttttggaaaattttcgcgtttttaaccagcccccataatttgagtggagtgaatttctttttgagaggggggcatcccctcatataagtaactgcaatagggaataggcatcggctatctggatatgaaaaaaatcaagcctttattccagtactagtggtacccgcacggctttgcccgtaatagaaaattaaaaggtcttttggtccgcctgtatatttacaaataatgtatggtgaattttatcgccaattggcttatgcccatgttatggttccacgttatggtaatctcgtccatcttatgataattttgttcctaaaatcggaatagaaaaagaaccacatcgaattttcgaaaaatcgcttcgaggtgcacacccccatgatacaaactaactttgccaaatttcatgaaaatcggccgaacagtctaagcgctatgcgcgtcacagagattcagacatccagacatcctccagacaaatagactttcagctttattattagtaaagattatgtgaaaaagggcttaaaattttaatagaaaattaataaaatcgaatttttgaaaaatcgcttcgaggtgcacacccccatgcttcaaactaattgtgtgtcaaatttcatgaaaatcggctgaacggtctaggcgctatgcgcgtcacagagatccaaacatccatacagagagactttcaggtttgttgtttaaaaagaaaggaaaaggagaaagataaagaagtaaagaaaagaaagataaagaaagaaaattttcagaacaaattctttcccatttcattaaatttctgtgaaaaatgggcttaaaattggaatagaaaaagaagaaaatcgaattttcgaaaaatcgcttcgaggtgcacaccactatgcaacaaactaactttgcgccaaatttcatgaaaatcggccgaacggtctaggcgctatgcgcgtcacagagatccagacatccagacatcctacagacatccagacatcctccggacagagagaatttcagctttattattagtaaagattatgtgtaaagggcttaaaattttaatagaaaattcataaaatcgaattttcgaaaaatcgcttcgaggtgcacacccccatgctacaaactatctttgtgccaaatttcatgaaaatcggccaaacggtctaggcgctatgcgcgtcacagagatccagacatccatacagagagcctttcaggtttgttgtttaaaaagaaaggaaaaggagaaagataaagaagtaaaagaaaagaaagataaagaaagataattttcagaacaaattctttcccattttattaaatttctgtgaaaaatgggcttgaaattggaatagaaaaggaacaaaatcgaattttcgaaaaatcgcttcgaggtgcacaccactatgcaacaaattaactttgcgccaaatttcatgaaaatcggccgaacggtctaggcgctatgcgcgtcacagagatccagacatccagacatcctacagacatcctccggacagagagaatttcagctttattattagtaaagattatgtgtacagggcttaaaattttaatagaaaattcataaaatcgaattttcgaaaaatcgcttcgaggtgcacacccccatgctacaaactaactttgtgccaaatttcatgaaaatcggccgaacggtctaggcgctgtgcgcgtcacagagatcctgacatcctacagacatcctcccgacagagagactttcagctttattattagtaaagataaagaagataaagataaggaagaccaaaagcagtattgtgtaccaaatgggggggggggtagtgtgggtcatgtcgcaaactgcgtcagtccaaagggggtgtttttaaaaattattgattttttaaggtcttaaatcggtaaggggggcagccccccaacccccCAATGCCCCCCCCGTAACACATAAGGAGCTTCTTAatatttatttggggggggggagaagagaaaggaaccccttaaagaatccaaacgcaatctgtagttttaacagtgtagatttatttcaatgtgaTTAGAttcagtataaattttaatctgacgaaatttaatctgattactttagttgactaaatcaatctgattaaattagtttgactaaattcaatctgattactttaatctgaactaaatcaatctgaactaaattagtttttttagtcaactaacgagttagtttaaactaacgttaatcttcgtctgcaattgaattaaatttttaaaatattagtctgaactaaatgggagtcagattactttagtcgatagaggatttagttgattaatgcccaacactggtatatttgaaataaacgcAGATATTAAttctttatgctttaaaatataaaactgcaaGTTGTAtagtaacaaacatttttttttaattaaatgaacgaaattttttcaaagataagtttgATAATTGTTTACCCCAATTGTAAATATTACTTGTTTTGGAGAATATTCTACAATTGAATACAAAGTATACATATACGAAGACGAGCTGTACTTCTCGCCAAATTTATCCTTAAATCTAACTAAAAAGTAAACAATAAGActtattaaagttaaaaactttttaaaaagtacgaTCACTTAGAGCTTCAAAATCGCTTTTTGCTGTATTTCTTCGGTATAGTTCGTCAAGAGTTTCTGCTTAGTTAGCATTGGCTGTCAGGAATTTCCTGCTAACTTGAAGAAATGTCTTATTTTGTATATTCGAAGAAGTTAATAtaacaaatgtttttacaataataaatatCTTAACTTCTCATGAAGCTCTGCATCTTCTGGCAAAGTCGAGATCCATTTTCTTAATCCTAGTATTGACACTGACGTCAAAACTAAACCTGCCCCAAAGATGTTGTACATGTCGGGAGCTAGGCCGAAGAAAATGACCTGAAACACCATCGCAACTATAATGTCTAAAGACGCCTTCATGATGGACACTATGCCAGCTGCCTCTGCCTGAATAGCTAGGGTAAGGGAGACGTGACCTATAAACCCCAGTACACCGATTAGGCACATTTGTACTGGATCCCATCCGCAACGGGGTAGATCATAGGATCCAAAGACACCGGTCAATGTCCCATTGACCAGAACGCCTGTCCACCCGAAGTAGATCATTATTACGGAATAATGAACATCCTTCATCTTCCTTAAGGTCACAAAAGTGAATGACAGTATAAGTACACATCCTATCGCACATCCTAGTCCGGTTATGTAAACTGAGCTAAACTCAACTTCGGATCTATTTTTGAGCAATTCAGGTATTCGGACAGAAATCAGCACACCGATTGCTGTTATCACCAGGGCACAGCTCTGCACATATCCACAGGGTTCTTTTAGGTATAAACGAGCGCTGATAGACACCGTTGCAGGCGTGGTGGACATAATAGTGGCAGCTTCGGCAAGTGGTAGGTATCGGAAAGCCAACAGGTTGAGATATAAAGCGGTTGAACCAAGGAATCCTCGAATGATGAGCAACGGCCGATCTTTTTTGCGCCCTAGGATGTCCTTCACAACATATAATGCGATGGGTATGTTGAAAACAAAAACGCCGACATTTCGAATCAAAGAAAGTTCACCAGAATTTATATACgttaattttttgacaaaaactgAAGTCAATGTGATGGTGATGGAGCATAATGCTGTGTAAAAGGCTCCTAAGAATGGTTTCAAATTCCGATTGCATGTTCTTGCGGTTTCCTTTCGATTCTCAAAGTTCAGATCATTGATGCTAGTAGACTTCAAAATGTCTTGCGTGGACAGCGTAGTCACACATCCACTTTTTAAGTTGTAAGTTTTTCCTTTCTTGAACATGTCGAACTGGCTATTTATTTCGTGTCATAAACATCTTCCTAAAAtagacaacaaaagaaaaacgctGTTGAAAAACTagataacaaagaaaaaagataCAGAACAAAATCATAATTGTATTTCCGGCTATGAAATCTTTGAGAAGTTTATGTTATTGCTTCTTGATCAAATAATGCATTTTGCCTTtagagttaaaatataaatagtagaAATTTAATTCCTCAGAAATTAAATcctcaagaaactttttttttcgtttgtttgtttgttttggtCTCTAAAAATGATCTTTGTAACAGGACTCTTTTTAAACTATGCTTCTTTAACCCTTCAGAAAAGATTCAGACACAAcaggggaaatttttgaaattaacgtCATCTTTAATCACACTAGGAGAAGAGTTAGGGTTCGGAGactcccccagaaaatttttcgaaattgaaagtccaaaaacgaaattttagacgagcTTTAATGATGTCGAAATAAAAGGATTGAGTATTCTCCCCCGAAAAatgttccgaaattaaagtctAAAAAACACAATAATAGGTTATTTTTAATGACGAGAATGCGCGTTGAGAGACTCTTAAccggaaatttttaatttcaatttgaagcactaaaaattaaatttaagtgatCTTGAATCATGTGGAAGGCGATAGTAGACACACTCCTGGAATTATAAGAAATTAACGTCATAAATTCGCAATTGTAGGCTACTTTTGATGAAGTTAGAGGACGGGATGGGACTCTAAGCTCTTACACGGTATATTTTCGAAATTAACGTcataaaaacgtaattgtaggccGTTTGAGGACGTTATGGTTATAGGAAAAGTTGAAGTACGGAGACTCCGAGAATTTTTTCaagaagtttcaaaaacgaaatACTTTCTTTAGATCAGAGATTCCCAACCGatggttcgcgaggtgcaggaagggggttcgcgaaaatttcggtgcaatggcggatttttcctagtttggtaaaaaattataaaatattcaatttgcacacatagttattaaattttttttaatttgaaaacgcgccagactcttgtattaagctcaaaaaaaaaaaaaaatctttcagcggttttataatcttggttaaaaagaaattttctcattttttttcgatagacaacaaaaagagatatccttccttctttattgcgaggcgccatgcagaaacgttgtattaagctgtggcggggatttggcaagtaatgtggagaaaaaaacttgtgaatagaataaaagagaataattatgcgatccagcttgatgagtcgactgatgtagcaaaagctgcaatattacttgtctatgttaggtatatttttaacgatacaattaaagaagatgtactatttgcaaaacctttgaaaaccaacacaactggagaagcaattttcgaactggtcaacagttactttgaagaaaatggaatagattggtctttgtgtgtgggtgtgtgcacggatggtgcaaaatcaatgacaggaaaatttgttggctttgtggtgcgagtaaagaagatcaacgagaaaattgaatggactcattgctgcattcatagacaagcattagcatgtaagcgtattcccgcagaattattcgctactttgaatgatgcggtaaaaattgtaaatttcataaaatcacgtgccacaaactgccgtctatttcacgcgctttgtgaggaattgggaagccttcatgttactttacttcttcacacagaagttagatggctttcccgtggcaaaattttgtcacgcttatttgaattgaagtcagaagtccaagcattttttgttgatcatccatttaacttgtccacttgcatattcgatcctctttggatgcaaaggcttgcatatttagctgacatcttttcaaaattaaatgaattaaatctattcttgcaaggtgcagttgttaatattttcgttgtatatgataaaattgaagctatggtaaaaaaaattgaatttctggatccaatgcctggaaatgggtgagttttcttgtttcacttctcttagtagttttttatcagaaaactcaatgaaacttgatgaaagcgttaaaaggaatgtatgtgaacatctgcaacNNNNNNNNNNNNNNNNNNNNNNNNNNNNNNNNNNNNNNNNNNNNNNNNNNNNNNNNNNNNNNNNNNNNNNNNNNNNNNNNNNNNNNNNNNNNNNNNNNNNTTTTCGAtcggttgtgtgctttcaaacaatagatgcaagcacaattttctgcTTCGTAAatagaatcgttcattaatttcctttttacagagtgtactaactttttccctgtcgcagttttggtttcatacttttttctttgatgtcttctagtTCTGCTTTAATATAAACTTgtaaattttcaagtaatttctctctctctctctcttttagttctgcccattttgtttttttctttgtagcttctaactgctcttgtctgagggcttctttaatccgagtatcagttaggaaaagaaaaaaaaaaagggagatgcTCACAATCCTTTCCTGGTTTCTAAGTTTTGGTTTTACTACATCAAACGGTCTCAATTGGGGTAGTTCATATGCAACGATGTAGAAAGCCTAGTGGGAAAAATACTTGAATTATCgataaatgttttcattattttgacattaacgtgactctgttagtgttttgaacgtaatatCTTAcagtctttaaaataaagaaaatgtattacgggctgaatagtgtataaagttgaagttgaacaggcatgaagacaacactatatgattgtaagctataagatacgaacttgttacttaattaaaaatgaatggtgattttcaaaactaaatagcctgaaaatactaaaggtttgagacaaaaaagaacgaaaaaagcgtccggggcCCGATTAGAAGTAAggcagagtagtaagacacagtaagtaaacatgccccgtcggcaagttcggatttatttttaacatgcaacaaaatttaataacttctgtccatataaatacaattctcaaaaaaaaggataaaattctgcgatttttatatatttatttgttcttgactaagtattatttattcacgataagcttcaaaacgttcaacacagaATTTACTCGGCTCAgtagaaaactgatttttttatccgcatgctaaaccgaagctcaactgatgctcaaaaacttgtgagaatatttgctagggagtagcatcaatccgGTATAACTGATAgctctccatttataactcgtttCGAAAAAAGGGCTCTGCGTTATCTtacccaatgcgtaaacgtgccccccggtctaccctaatcaGAAAAAATATCTGATTCAAGCCTTCTCGGCCTTTCCCATCTGTGTGTGGCCTGTGGCATACTGCTTCGCTTCAGGGCAGTTACTCAGCCTATTTTCAATCAAGCACTTGAAGCTTTCTCCTTCTTGCGGGGACTGCCCCTGCATGAAAATAATGGTGTTAATCGAAGACGCTCCTTTTGACAAGAAATAAAACGGTAGAAAAGAAACAACGGGAATGGGGGTGGGGGAGATCCTATCTTCTCGTAACGTACATTTTCTTATCTAACTTAACGTTTACTTgaataataaaagcaataaaagtcCCTTTCTTCCAATTCCCTCCCATTCATCATCCTCTGCATGCACTCTTACTTTTTTTACGATGGCTGTTTGTCAAAATACTCATTTAAAAAGGAAGATAGTGGCCAACGTTTTAAAGAATCGAAACTTTTTGTCACTGGTCATTGTCGTGGGAAGTTATATGACACTTTTCAGAGTATTGAACGAGGAATCAGATACGACTTAGCTGACCAAGAAAATCTTCTACAAGCAGTTACTACTTAGATATCGGAGCTCAACCCAACGAAGTTTTCACTGTCGCAGAATTTTTGCCAGCTTTTTCATTGTATCTGCATGCAAACGAATTATTTTGCTGGTAagttatacttttattttaattttatgtgctTTGTTGTAATATAGAGTAAtataaattgaatttcaaattgatACAGTAGCGAATCTCGGCGAATGTAAGGCTGCAGCCAACCCCagatcagaactttttttttatttatttttattattaccacTGCGCCTCTGaaggcaaacttttttttttttttttgcacaactgGGCTAAAGTATTGGGCTTTAACATTACTGCTtaaatgacctctaaaaaatgtggaatatggcctcAAAAGGAACAGAAGGCCAACGTAAACTCCCcaccttccaattcaaagttccattaaTATGAAATAACCCAcaagaaaagtccatttatttgaatattttagtttttgtttttctgaaagaaatcaaTCCACCCtgtaagaaatcatttttcaattaatcattATGTCTGAAAAATGAGGAGGCAAGGTCCCTTTGCATTTGGAAGTGAGGGAGCAGTTATTTTCTGGGGACTCACGTTTTATTTTAATGCCTCACATACAGAAAAGCATCAATAATCATTTTCGATACGTACATTTAGTCAGTTAAAACAAAATACTATTTACACCTCCAATTTTTATTGTATCTTATTCTAATTTCAAGCATACTCGAAAATTATACTTatgtattcattaatttattcaaatttattaattaatttattttttaatttaattttgtgttgattttttaattattattattattattaatttcgtTGACAATTTTGTTCATTATGCAACACTTTTCAGTACAATTCAGTAACATTATGGTAGCTCATCATTTTTAGTTTACTATTTTTTAGTATTTCACCaagcaaattataaaattaattaaccgTAGCATAAATGTCTATTTCCATTTGCTTTTGACCTATCTattgtcttaattttaatttctttcattttgtcaACATCCACTTTTATAACTTGAATTCTAGTTTTTATCGAAATAGATGAAATGAAACTTGAAACCATTACCGTTCGACATTTTGCATTCGTTATTTTAAAGAACAGTTGTTAGAGTAGGCGAAAAACATTTGCTTACATTGCtagacaaaattaattaaaaaaagcttttcactctttctttttcacctaaaggggaaaaaaatgcgctaatgagaaaatattttgctctgtttgTTTGATCAGATCAAAAGAATTTTCAGCATACATTAAACTTGATATTTTGACGGAGACAAGAGATGAGAAGCATAAAACTCCACATCGAGTGCCACCAGACCTTGCTGCGCCACTGATTTCATCATGTTTGAAGACACCTTAAGCATGTaagtttaacattatttttcattttgcagagtatttaaattattaaagttaATAAAGTTATCAAAGTTATAGTTATTTATGCATATAATTTATTGCATTGTTTCTCAACTTAAAAGGCACGACTCCTAGCCCTAATTTGGTGCACTTTTATAAAGATTTGTACTtacaactacactgtaaaaacgattcagaaacgttccttgaaagtaatgggcagctgatgtgcccaatttctgccagtaacatatcttgcaaaaaccacgAACGTTTTCCGCTATaattcagtaaccttccggaAAATATCAaagaagcctcctgaaaaatttaaaaatcttcccACTTAAACCCGGTCGAGTGTCTGAAAAACTGGAGTAAACTTAGGAATGTATAATATTATAGTTTGGCAACTTCTAGATTtatcaagaaagctccaaaagcagtattgcaaacatggccaaagctaagacagaattgcaagtaagtaccaaGGATataactcgcctgcaattcttgcaaatctAAGTAATCCATTGATTTATTCGCTCTCTGTGAAAGCTTAATCTGTCTGGACAGgtcgtaatcgaactgaagccgatacgctttataaatacgctcagttaatccttaaactgggagctaaattttttttcacaacaatgaaaagtctgcattcatgcaacttgtagcactTCAGGAAATCTTTTTCATactgatacttgatttttcgagtaagtggataaaaaccattgaaatccctaAATGTAACATTGAAACAATCAGTAAcgtttagcgattttttttacagtgtaatatttCTGAGTTATCTGATTTTGATTGCAAtctgatttgtttttaatatctagaaaagttttagtttctttatactaataaaaaaaataaagtacatgagtGTGTATATTGCTGCCCCTGCTTCTGACGAATTCTTGAACACTGAGGTAATTTCTGAACAATGCTGTTTTATCACTGTGATTACTTTTCTATGACTGTTacacaagttattaagcaacagaaACAGTCACATCAGgtatgtgacatgccacggaggagagaattcacatgttatgaaccaaaaatatactaaaataaaaattattattgaaaaattgttggcaggtttaaatagatgtatttttgatgaaattaaaaatcattgttaaatgaattgttccttaaagtttttactgtaaaagccgtgtgacagaaaaataacattttttgaagaataacccaTAGAAGCAATCggatattgattttaattttaaataggcgCTATAgacaacattaaattaattaaatattgagaaacatatttaaacagagaaaagtaatttgaatttttattctaaaggttaattttgagtttcaagggaggaagagaagggggggggggggacttttccaATGCGTCGTAGTTGATTTTAGT is a window from the Uloborus diversus isolate 005 chromosome 6, Udiv.v.3.1, whole genome shotgun sequence genome containing:
- the LOC129224859 gene encoding solute carrier family 35 member G1-like, with product MFKKGKTYNLKSGCVTTLSTQDILKSTSINDLNFENRKETARTCNRNLKPFLGAFYTALCSITITLTSVFVKKLTYINSGELSLIRNVGVFVFNIPIALYVVKDILGRKKDRPLLIIRGFLGSTALYLNLLAFRYLPLAEAATIMSTTPATVSISARLYLKEPCGYVQSCALVITAIGVLISVRIPELLKNRSEVEFSSVYITGLGCAIGCVLILSFTFVTLRKMKDVHYSVIMIYFGWTGVLVNGTLTGVFGSYDLPRCGWDPVQMCLIGVLGFIGHVSLTLAIQAEAAGIVSIMKASLDIIVAMVFQVIFFGLAPDMYNIFGAGLVLTSVSILGLRKWISTLPEDAELHEKLRYLLL